The following are from one region of the Salvia hispanica cultivar TCC Black 2014 chromosome 1, UniMelb_Shisp_WGS_1.0, whole genome shotgun sequence genome:
- the LOC125200680 gene encoding histone-lysine N-methyltransferase family member SUVH9-like, giving the protein MDFNSLLPFPDLNHLPSSSSTFPAPLIVPKIEPKLEPLDETLPSPMPLAAPPGLDLFSEYNRLCGLFHSTIPGGIQPNGAVSALPNSHPDSLALVPVPDPNPSPNLSDVVVLSAPGSGRKLPNRSAELVRITDLKAEDELYFRDKVRKTRMLFESLRVFVIVEDEKRRDAMGANRRTRGDLKAAAIMRERALWMNRDKRIVGSIPGVLVGDAFFFRMELCVIGLHGQAQAGIDYVPSSQSSNGEPIATSIIVSGGYEDDEDSGDVIVYTGHGGQDNHGRQVMHQKLECGNLALERSMHYEVEVRVIRGFKYEGSPNGKVYVYDGLYKIVDTWFDVGKSGFGVFKFKLIRIENQVEMGSSIFKFAVSLRTQPLGARPRGYISLDLSKKKEKFPVFFFNDVDMDHSPMYCDYLVTTVFPPYVYNVGRGNGCNCAGGCLDDCFCAMKNGGEFAYDLQGILVRGKPLIFECGPHCSCPPTCRNRVTQKGVRNRFEVFRSKETGWGVRSLDLIQAGSFICEFAGVVLTREQAQIFTMNGDRLVYPSRFTGNWKQWGNLSAVFSDYVCPESPSTPPLDFTMDVSRMRNIACYLSHSTSPNVMVQFVLYDHNNLSFPHLMLFAMENIPPLRELSLDYGVADESNMGKLAICN; this is encoded by the coding sequence ATGGACTTCAATTCGCTGCTCCCGTTCCCCGATTTGAACCACCtcccctcctcctcctccaccttCCCCGCCCCTCTCATCGTCCCCAAAATCGAACCCAAGCTCGAGCCTCTTGACGAAACCCTACCGTCTCCGATGCCTCTGGCGGCGCCGCCCGGTCTCGACCTCTTCTCCGAATACAATCGTCTCTGCGGTTTATTCCACTCCACAATTCCCGGTGGAATTCAGCCAAACGGCGCCGTTTCAGCTCTTCCGAATTCGCACCCCGATTCGCTGGCGCTCGTGCCCGTGCCCGACCCGAATCCGAGCCCGAACCTCTCCGATGTCGTCGTTCTGTCGGCGCCTGGAAGCGGGCGGAAGCTGCCGAACCGCTCCGCTGAGCTGGTGCGGATCACGGATCTCAAGGCGGAGGACGAGCTCTACTTCCGCGACAAGGTGAGGAAGACGCGGATGCTCTTCGAGTCGCTGCGCGTCTTCGTAATCGTGGAGGACGAGAAGCGGCGGGACGCCATGGGCGCGAACCGTCGCACGAGGGGGGATTTGAAGGCGGCGGCGATAATGAGGGAGCGGGCGCTGTGGATGAACCGCGACAAGAGGATCGTGGGGAGTATACCGGGGGTTTTGGTAGGCGATGCTTTCTTTTTCAGGATGGAGTTGTGTGTGATTGGATTGCACGGGCAGGCGCAGGCCGGGATTGATTACGTTCCGTCCAGCCAGAGCTCGAATGGGGAGCCGATTGCGACAAGCATCATTGTTTCAGGTGGATATGAAGATGATGAGGATTCAGGGGATGTGATAGTGTACACTGGGCATGGAGGGCAGGACAACCATGGGAGGCAGGTGATGCACCAGAAGCTTGAGTGTGGGAATTTGGCTTTGGAGAGGAGCATGCATTATGAAGTGGAGGTGAGGGTGATTCGCGGCTTTAAATATGAAGGCAGTCCTAATGGTAAGGTTTATGTATATGATGGATTGTATAAGATTGTTGATACTTGGTTCGATGTTGGGAAGTCGGGGTTTGGGGTTTTCAAGTTCAAGCTTATTAGGATAGAGAATCAGGTGGAGATGGGGAGTAGTATCTTTAAGTTTGCTGTGAGTTTGAGGACGCAGCCGTTGGGAGCCCGGCCTAGAGGCTATATCTCGCTTGATTTGTCgaaaaagaaggagaaatttccggtttttttcttcaatgaTGTTGATATGGATCATAGTCCGATGTATTGCGACTATCTTGTTACTACTGTTTTTCCACCGTATGTGTATAATGTTGGAAGGGGTAATGGTTGTAATTGTGCTGGGGGTTGTCTGGATGATTGCTTTTGTGCTATGAAAAACGGGGGTGAATTTGCGTATGATTTGCAGGGGATTTTGGTAAGGGGGAAGCCTTTGATATTCGAGTGTGGGCCACATTGTAGTTGCCCTCCCACTTGTCGTAATCGTGTGACGCAGAAGGGGGTTAGGAATAGATTTGAAGTGTTTAGGTCGAAGGAGACTGGTTGGGGAGTGAGGTCACTGGACTTGATCCAGGCTGGTTCTTTTATTTGTGAGTTTGCGGGAGTTGTTCTCACTCGAGAGCAAGCACAGATATTCACAATGAATGGTGATAGGTTGGTTTACCCTAGCCGTTTTACTGGAAACTGGAAACAATGGGGCAATTTGTCAGCAGTATTCTCCGATTATGTTTGCCCAGAATCTCCATCAACCCCTCCTCTGGATTTTACCATGGATGTTTCTAGAATGAGGAACATTGCATGCTATTTGAGCCATAGTACAAGTCCGAACGTCATGGTGCAGTTTGTATTGTATGATCATAATAACTTATCTTTCCCGCATCTCATGCTATTTGCTATGGAGAATATACCTCCCCTTAGAGAGCTGTCTCTTGATTATGGTGTAGCTGATGAATCAAATATGGGAAAACTTGCAATCTGCAACTAA
- the LOC125206610 gene encoding putative pentatricopeptide repeat-containing protein At1g12700, mitochondrial produces MAACARALIPRLTVAKPGKIAQIPLPYPDFSRINDVYDAVSLYREMMSVTPHPSDTVFNKLLSVTVKMKHYLIALSMFDGMRQSSVVMNNYTFNIAINCYCHLKRADLGFAMLGSLLKLGHEPNVATFTTLLKGLFREGHSVEAEILFGKVLACELCEVNDVMVATLIKGLSEGGNAGAACYHLEVLAKTGYKASAHAYKTVLDDLCKGGMVDDAMQLWPKMVERGVSPDAVTYTSMIYNLCVAGRWEDMRKLICDMRDAKMCLNAAAFNIFMDMLCKKGMVKEAEDLVGIMLEQRVSPDAYTYTTLIDGYCSQGEMDQGKDLLDYLADRGIEPNMVAYTSLIDGYCKKRRVNEAWAVFLEVSRRGLRHTASTYNAMIHGLLSVGKCADAWSLFNDMQAQNVYPDVITCNILLDGLRKDHQMDYALSLVHSMEERGVNPNMITYNILISGLCREGKLDLARDVFYLLPSKGLRPDVMTYTAVIGLLCGRGLTREAIWLLKEMERCGCPPDGVTYYVVIEELLKRNDLQKAIPVFEEMSQKGFSVNSSMASKLVCEVQKQRKYSVLGEMIKRVVPEKMRTSLYIGR; encoded by the coding sequence ATGGCGGCTTGTGCGAGAGCTCTGATTCCTCGCCTAACTGTGGCCAAACCGGGTAAAATTGCTCAAATCCCTCTCCCTTACCCAGATTTCAGCCGCATAAACGACGTTTATGATGCGGTTTCATTGTACCGTGAAATGATGAGCGTTACTCCGCACCCCTCCGATACTGTATTCAACAAATTGTTGTCTGTTACCGTCAAGATGAAACATTACCTGATTGCCCTCTCAATGTTCGACGGAATGCGTCAATCGAGCGTGGTGATGAACAACTACACGTTCAACATCGCAATCAATTGCTATTGCCATCTCAAACGGGCTGATCTAGGTTTTGCTATGCTGGGCAGCTTATTGAAGCTAGGGCATGAGCCAAATGTGGCGACTTTTACCACTCTCTTGAAAGGGCTTTTTAGAGAGGGTCATTCAGTTGAAGCAGAGATTTTGTTTGGAAAGGTGTTAGCTTGTGAGCTTTGTGAGGTTAATGATGTTATGGTTGCTACTCTGATTAAAGGGCTTAGCGAAGGGGGGAACGCTGGTGCGGCGTGTTATCATCTTGAGGTGTTGGCGAAGACGGGCTACAAGGCTAGTGCTCATGCTTATAAAACTGTGCTTGATGATTTGTGCAAGGGTGGGATGGTTGATGATGCGATGCAGCTATGGCCGAAAATGGTCGAAAGGGGCGTTTCGCCTGATGCTGTCACGTATACTTCGATGATCTATAACTTGTGCGTTGCTGGGAGGTGGGAGGACATGAGGAAATTGATTTGCGATATGCGTGATGCTAAAATGTGTTTGAATGCGGCCgcttttaatatattcatgGACATGCTTTGCAAGAAGGGGATGGTGAAGGAGGCGGAGGATCTGGTGGGAATTATGTTGGAGCAGAGGGTTTCTCCGGATGCTTACACTTACACTACGTTGATAGATGGTTATTGTTCGCAAGGGGAAATGGATCAAGGGAAAGACTTGCTTGATTACCTAGCGGATAGAGGTATTGAGCCCAATATGGTCGCGTATACCAGCTTGATTGATGGATATTGCAAGAAACGAAGAGTAAATGAAGCTTGGGCCGTCTTTCTTGAAGTTTCCCGTAGAGGCTTACGCCACACAGCGAGTACCTATAACGCCATGATACATGGATTGTTGAGTGTAGGCAAATGTGCCGATGCCTGGAGCCTTTTCAATGATATGCAAGCTCAAAACGTGTATCCTGATGTGATTACGTGTAATATCTTGTTGGATGGCCTGCGCAAGGATCATCAAATGGATTATGCATTGTCACTAGTGCACTCAATGGAAGAGCGAGGAGTTAATCCGAATATGATCACGTATAATATCCTCATCAGTGGATTGTGTAGAGAAGGAAAACTGGACCTCGCTAGAGATGTTTTCTATCTACTTCCTTCTAAAGGTTTAAGACCTGATGTTATGACGTATACTGCTGTTATCGGCTTGCTATGTGGAAGAGGTTTAACGAGGGAGGCAATATGGTTGCTTAAAGAAATGGAGAGATGTGGCTGCCCGCCTGATGGCGTGACATACTATGTTGTGATTGAGGAGTTGCTAAAAAGAAATGATCTTCAGAAGGCGATTCCAGTCTTCGAGGAAATGAGCCAAAAGGGTTTCTCAGTCAATTCATCCATGGCTTCAAAGCTTGTTTGTGAAGTGCAAAAACAACGGAAATACAGTGTACTTGGGGAGATGATTAAGAGAGTTGTGCCAGAAAAAATGCGAACTTCACTTTATATCGGCAGATAG
- the LOC125202849 gene encoding 11-hydroxysugiol 20-monooxygenase-like — protein MQASILVSFALVAAWLIYTRRRQWRHKLPPGPPCLPIIGNMLQLGPNPHKSFANLSKTYGPLMFLKLGNQSVVVASSPETAKQVLQKHGHVFSTPFTPNAVCVLGHGDVSMAMLPAASDIWKKIRRIYREKLFSSQALQATQDIRRERLRKLNEYINTCNGEGLPMNVGEATFTTMSNLIFATLFSIEIIQYGVINKEFEEHVKAITRYMGVPNVADFFPVFAPLDPQGLRRKLTHHFGSLLELVQSLIDQRLQERTTSSYHKKSDFLETLLDLSQGNEYDLSINEIKHLSVDLIIAGSDTSAATVEWAMVELLLHPDKMRKLKAELKSVVGEKSIVEESDISRLPYLQATINEVFRLHPPAPLLSPHVAEDEARVNDYIIPKNARIFVNVWAIMRDPSIWNDPESFEPERFINNDTNFGGQHLELIPFGSGRRICPGLPLASRMLHCMVATMCHNFDWKLEKGAESKKLQREDLFGLALQKKTHLRAIPIKV, from the exons atgcaagCTTCGATTCTTGTTTCCTTTGCCTTGGTAGCCGCATGGCTCATCTACACAAGGCGGCGGCAGTGGCGACACAAGCTCCCACCGGGGCCGCCTTGTCTTCCGATCATCGGAAACATGCTACAACTCGGCCCAAACCCACACAAATCCTTTGCTAACCTCTCCAAAACATACGGCCCCTTGATGTTCCTCAAGCTCGGGAACCAATCCGTCGTGGTTGCCTCATCGCCCGAGACGGCTAAACAAGTCCTTCAAAAACACGGCCACGTCTTCTCGACGCCCTTCACTCCCAACGCAGTGTGCGTGCTCGGCCACGGCGACGTCTCGATGGCCATGCTCCCCGCCGCCTCAGACATATGGAAAAAGATCCGGCGAATATACAGAGAGAAACTCTTCTCCAGTCAAGCTCTCCAAGCCACTCAAGATATCCGGCGAGAGAGGCTGCGGAAGCTCAACGAATACATCAACACGTGCAACGGAGAGGGCCTCCCTATGAACGTCGGAGAAGCCACCTTCACCACCATGTCCAACCTCATTTTCGCTACCCTTTTCTCCATTGAAATAATCCAATACGGTGTTATAAATAAGGAATTCGAAGAGCATGTTAAGGCCATCACAAGGTATATGGGAGTTCCCAATGTTGCTGATTTCTTCCCCGTCTTTGCTCCTTTGGATCCACAGGGGTTGAGACGGAAGCTCACTCATCACTTCGGGAGCTTGCTTGAGTTAGTCCAGAGCCTCATCGACCAGCGACTGCAGGAAAGAACGACGTCGTCTTACCACAAGAAGAGTGATTTCCTTGAAACCCTCTTAGACCTCTCCCAAGGGAATGAGTATGATTTGAGCATTAATGAAATCAAGCATTTGTCTGTG gatttaattattgcggGATCAGATACAAGTGCAGCCACGGTGGAATGGGCAATGGTGGAACTACTACTCCACCCCGACAAAATGAGAAAGCTGAAAGCTGAGCTGAAGAGCGTTGTAGGAGAGAAAAGCATCGTGGAAGAATCAGACATCTCAAGACTCCCATACTTGCAAGCCACCATCAATGAAGTGTTCCGCCTTCACCCTCCTGCGCCTCTCTTATCTCCTCATGTCGCGGAGGATGAAGCGCGAGTCAATGACTATATAATCCCCAAAAATGCTAGAATATTTGTCAATGTTTGGGCAATCATGAGAGATCCAAGCATCTGGAACGATCCGGAGAGCTTTGAGCCTGAACGATTTATAAATAACGACACAAATTTTGGAGGGCAGCATTTGGAGCTAATTCCATTTGGTTCAGGACGGAGAATTTGTCCGGGCTTGCCACTAGCTAGCCGCATGTTGCACTGCATGGTGGCAACGATGTGTCACAACTTCGATTGGAAGCTTGAAAAAGGGGCAGAATCCAAAAAACTCCAAAGAGAAGATTTGTTTGGACTAGCACTGCAGAAGAAAACCCATCTTAGAGCTATTCCCATCAAGGTTTAA